A region of the Bacteroidota bacterium genome:
TGATCGAGAACTTCGTCTACGCCGTCTGCGGCTGCGCGGGCGACTGGTCTGCCGCCTCCTTCATCGAGGACAAGAAGGCCGAGATCCAGAACGAGGTCGGCGACGACCACGTCATCCTCGGACTCTCCGGCGGGGTCGATTCGTCCGTGGCAGCGGTGCTCCTCCACGAGGCCATCGGCGACCAGCTGACCTGCATCTTCGTCGACACCGGGTTGCTCCGCAAGAACGAGCGCGCCGAGGTCGAGCAGACCTTCCGCGAGCACTTCCACATCGACCTGATCGTGGTCGACGCCACCGACGAGTTCATGGACGCGCTCGCGGGCGTTGAGGACCCAGAGCAGAAGCGCAAGCTCATCGGGCGCACCTTCATCGAGGTCTTCAACGACGCGACGGAGTCCGTCACCGAGCGCCTCGGGGCGAAGCCGACCTTTCTGGCTCAGGGCACGCTCTACCCCGACGTGATCGAGAGCGTCTCGTTCAAGGGCCCGAGCGCGACTATCAAGAGCCACCACAACGTCGGCGGCCTCCCCAAAGAACTCGGCTTCGACTTGCTGGAACCCTTCCGCGAGTTGTTCAAGGACGAGGTCCGCGAAGTCGGGCGGCTCCTCGGCGTGCCGAAGAAGATCATCGGGCGTCACCCGTTCCCCGGCCCCGGCCTCGCGGTCCGTATCCTCGGCGAAGTCACGTCCGAGCACGCGGCGCTCCTCCAGGAGGCCGACGCCATCTTCATCGACGAACTGAAGGCGCACGGGCTGTACGACGACGTGTGGCAAGCGTTCGTGGTGCTCCTACCCGTGCAGTCGGTCGGGGTGATGGGCGACGCCCGGACCTACGAGAACGCCGCCGTCCTCCGCGCCGTCACGAGCGTGGACGGGATGACGGCCGACTGGGCGCACCTGCCCTACGCCTTCCTCGGGCACGTCTCGAACCGGATCATCAACGAGGTGCGCGGCATCAACCGTGTCGCCTACGACGTATCCTCCAAACCGCCCGCCACGATCGAGTGGGAGTAGGTTCAGAAGACAGCGATCAGGGGACAGCGAGCAGAGGTGGGACCACGGCCGCGCCGCGATCTTTCGCAGCGATGACGTTCTCCAAAACCGGAACCGATAGTCATCCCGGCCCCCGAGCCGGGATCCACTGTCCAGCGGTTCTCCGGATCCCCGCCTGCGCGGAGATGACTTGATAGGGGATGCAGTAACTTCCTAGCCAAGCCTCACTGCACTTCTGCCATGCGCCTCCTCTTCCTGCTTCTCCTCCTCACCCTCCACGTGCCGGTGGTAGCGCAGCCGTTTGAGGCACCGGCGATTCCGGCGGCGGAGTCGGCCTTTGACCGGGGGCTGCGAGCCTATGAGACTGGGCAGTACGACGCCGCCGCGCGGGCTTTTCGGAAGGTCACCGAGGGCGCGTTCAACCAGCGGACGACGGCGGCGCACCTGATGCTCGGCAAGGCGCACTACGCCGCCGGCGAGTTTGCCGATGCTATCGGGGCGATGACCGACTTCGTCCGGGAATACCCTCGCAGCCGCTACCTCGCCGACGCCCGTGCGCTCCGCATCGAGTCGCAGGCCCGGCTCGACGCGGCCGAGGCCGTACCTGAAGCTACCGACGTCGGGGTGGTGCTGCCGACGAACAACGCCGACATCGTGTTCTCGCAGGCCCTCTTCAATGGCGTCCGCCTCGCCGTGGAGGCGCACAACGCGGCGGTGCCGGAGCGCCCGGTGCGGATGGTGTTCCGCAACACCGAGGGGTCGGAGCGCGGGGCTGTGCAGGCCGTCGAGAGCCTCAGCCGCGCGGGTGTCGAACTCGTCCTCGGACCGCTCTACAGCGAAGAGGCGACAGCGGCAGGCGGGGTTGCCGAGCGCGAGCGCCTCCTGCTCGTCGCCCCGCTTGCCACGAACGAGGCCGTGTCCGAGGGGCGGCGCTACGTCTTCCAGGCCAACCCGACCTACGCTGAGCGCGGCCGCGCGATGGCCCGCTACGCCGCCGCGCAGCGCCCCGGCACCTTCGGCGTCGTCGCGCAGTCCGGGACGATCGGCGAGACGATGGCCGAGGCGTTCCAGACCGAGCTG
Encoded here:
- the guaA gene encoding glutamine-hydrolyzing GMP synthase, whose product is MHETIVILDFGSQVTQLIARRVREAGVYCEIHPCTLPAAEVAALRPAGLVLSGGPMSVYDDGAPGLDPALLALETESGKPVPVLGICYGLQALAYELGGTVERAERREFGRAHLIVDEEAHLFAEVPDGSTVWMSHGDHLTRLPAGFRRIAHTENAPIAAVAADGQPVFGVQFHPEVVHTEHGRAMIENFVYAVCGCAGDWSAASFIEDKKAEIQNEVGDDHVILGLSGGVDSSVAAVLLHEAIGDQLTCIFVDTGLLRKNERAEVEQTFREHFHIDLIVVDATDEFMDALAGVEDPEQKRKLIGRTFIEVFNDATESVTERLGAKPTFLAQGTLYPDVIESVSFKGPSATIKSHHNVGGLPKELGFDLLEPFRELFKDEVREVGRLLGVPKKIIGRHPFPGPGLAVRILGEVTSEHAALLQEADAIFIDELKAHGLYDDVWQAFVVLLPVQSVGVMGDARTYENAAVLRAVTSVDGMTADWAHLPYAFLGHVSNRIINEVRGINRVAYDVSSKPPATIEWE
- a CDS encoding ABC transporter substrate-binding protein codes for the protein MRLLFLLLLLTLHVPVVAQPFEAPAIPAAESAFDRGLRAYETGQYDAAARAFRKVTEGAFNQRTTAAHLMLGKAHYAAGEFADAIGAMTDFVREYPRSRYLADARALRIESQARLDAAEAVPEATDVGVVLPTNNADIVFSQALFNGVRLAVEAHNAAVPERPVRMVFRNTEGSERGAVQAVESLSRAGVELVLGPLYSEEATAAGGVAERERLLLVAPLATNEAVSEGRRYVFQANPTYAERGRAMARYAAAQRPGTFGVVAQSGTIGETMAEAFQTELIQVGGTVAFTELLFDDRAWFRLDELLADSLNNLLADVDALYLPVSGADADEYAAGALRSLDRAVPPEERGRLRVFGNLEWGMLDASRPRAEGYGTVFTSDFHLGERDEDARAFAERYRALAGVAPERLAYAGYDLAQMVLALLAERRSEESLPDLLRRAAPYAGLGHRIDFGRGNANEAMFILGYRDGEVVVVE